In one Natronosalvus amylolyticus genomic region, the following are encoded:
- a CDS encoding preprotein translocase subunit SecD, whose amino-acid sequence MKPIAFAKSNWRVLLLTLFLSLSLVFLFYPGGVMGGETYIGNETEDQSLHNLEFGLGLDGGTKISAPVVGMTVEEIEVDIDDPDEFEQRGPEIQQTMSDELELETGDALVRTDYESRQMSAEVFTDNVTEGEFAAALQEAGLDVTEDDVRQGVTRDTRNDIETTIQSRINEAGLSGSRVSQAEMDGTFYIVTEAPDMTDDELRALLEDRGVVEIVMHYPDGEGGQQNETALVQADFGTIGTASYNPEQDYHYVPVAVNPGSAEEYQRMMVENGFTQNPQSCSYGEPSQEGQNYCLLTVVDGEVVQAHSVAPRLANNMERGEWAASGNFEMITSSQQEAQALSVNLRAGELRAPLNFNEAQTLTVSPALADQFKNYSLLIGILSVLTVSGVVYLRYGDRRVALPMIVTALSEVVILLGIAALLRMPLDLSHVAGFIAVVGTGVDDLIIIADEVLDEGDVNSRRVFESRFRKAFWIIGAAAATTIIAMSPLAILSLGDLRGFAIITILGVLIGVLITRPAYGDILRRLLTDK is encoded by the coding sequence ATGAAGCCGATTGCGTTCGCCAAATCGAACTGGCGAGTCCTGCTGTTAACCCTGTTTCTCTCGCTCTCGCTGGTGTTCCTGTTTTACCCTGGCGGCGTGATGGGCGGTGAGACCTACATCGGGAACGAAACCGAAGATCAATCGCTCCACAACCTCGAGTTCGGACTCGGACTCGACGGCGGGACCAAAATCAGTGCCCCCGTCGTCGGCATGACCGTCGAAGAGATCGAGGTCGATATCGATGACCCCGACGAGTTCGAACAACGCGGCCCGGAGATCCAGCAGACGATGTCCGACGAACTCGAACTCGAGACGGGCGACGCACTCGTCCGAACCGATTACGAGAGTCGCCAGATGAGCGCGGAGGTGTTCACCGACAACGTCACCGAAGGCGAGTTCGCCGCGGCCCTGCAAGAAGCGGGCCTCGACGTCACCGAGGACGACGTCAGACAGGGCGTCACCCGCGACACGCGAAACGACATCGAGACGACGATTCAGTCCCGTATCAACGAGGCCGGCCTCTCCGGGAGTCGCGTCTCCCAGGCCGAGATGGATGGGACGTTTTACATCGTAACGGAAGCACCCGACATGACCGACGACGAACTGCGGGCGCTGCTCGAGGACCGTGGTGTCGTCGAAATCGTAATGCACTATCCCGACGGCGAGGGTGGACAACAGAACGAAACCGCGCTCGTCCAGGCGGATTTCGGCACGATCGGCACTGCCTCGTACAACCCCGAACAAGACTATCACTACGTCCCAGTCGCGGTCAATCCCGGATCGGCAGAGGAGTACCAGCGTATGATGGTCGAGAACGGCTTCACCCAGAACCCACAGTCCTGTTCGTACGGCGAACCATCACAGGAAGGACAAAACTACTGTCTGCTCACCGTGGTCGACGGCGAAGTCGTTCAGGCACACAGCGTCGCACCGCGCCTGGCCAACAATATGGAACGCGGCGAGTGGGCAGCCAGCGGGAACTTCGAGATGATTACCTCGAGCCAGCAGGAGGCCCAGGCGCTGTCGGTCAACCTCCGTGCCGGAGAACTGCGCGCACCGTTGAACTTCAACGAGGCCCAGACGCTCACCGTCAGCCCCGCGCTGGCCGACCAGTTCAAAAACTACTCGCTGCTGATCGGGATCCTCTCGGTGCTCACCGTCAGCGGCGTCGTCTACCTGCGGTATGGCGACCGCCGGGTTGCACTCCCGATGATCGTGACGGCGCTCTCGGAGGTTGTCATCCTGCTCGGCATCGCCGCCCTCCTGCGGATGCCACTGGACCTCTCCCACGTCGCCGGATTTATCGCCGTCGTCGGAACGGGGGTGGACGACCTCATCATCATCGCCGACGAGGTGTTAGACGAGGGTGACGTCAACTCGAGACGCGTGTTCGAATCCCGGTTCCGGAAGGCGTTCTGGATTATCGGGGCTGCCGCAGCCACGACCATCATCGCGATGTCGCCGCTGGCCATCTTGAGCCTGGGCGACCTGCGCGGGTTCGCCATCATCACCATCCTCGGGGTGCTCATCGGCGTACTCATCACCCGACCCGCCTACGGTGACATCCTGCGCCGCCTGCTGACGGACAAATAA
- the secF gene encoding protein translocase subunit SecF, with amino-acid sequence MGKLEVPEIDYTRYTNRQLAAVPLAVLAFALLILAGGYLVYGSPVALGMDFAGGTELTIETTASESEVESAFSVEPESVQAIQAADNQYIVQFAPTDADVSDEAEANLEPVSEDRGVVQLSATTSASFGAGAQQTALLGLGAAFVGMSILAFILFRSFVPSVAIVASAFSDLVIPLAFMNIANIPLSLGTVAGLLLIIGYSVDSDILLNNHILRRGGDFYESSHRAIRTGVTMTVTSMSAMLVMAIAAWALGVELLMSIGLILFVGLAADLMNTYLLNFSLLRWYKFEGIAR; translated from the coding sequence ATGGGGAAACTCGAGGTACCGGAGATCGATTACACCCGGTACACGAACCGCCAGTTGGCGGCGGTTCCGCTTGCAGTCCTTGCCTTTGCGCTGTTGATTCTGGCGGGCGGCTATCTGGTCTATGGCTCGCCGGTTGCGCTCGGGATGGATTTCGCCGGTGGAACCGAGTTGACGATCGAAACGACGGCATCGGAAAGCGAGGTCGAGTCTGCGTTCAGCGTCGAGCCCGAGTCGGTGCAGGCGATTCAGGCCGCGGACAACCAGTATATCGTGCAGTTCGCACCCACTGACGCGGACGTGTCAGATGAAGCCGAGGCAAACCTCGAACCAGTCTCCGAAGACCGTGGAGTGGTCCAGCTCTCGGCGACTACGTCTGCAAGCTTCGGGGCCGGAGCACAACAGACGGCTCTGCTCGGCCTCGGTGCGGCGTTCGTCGGCATGAGCATTCTCGCCTTCATTCTCTTTCGGTCGTTCGTGCCCTCGGTCGCAATCGTGGCCTCGGCGTTTTCGGACCTCGTCATCCCGCTCGCGTTTATGAACATCGCCAACATTCCACTCTCACTCGGTACCGTTGCTGGCTTGCTTTTGATTATCGGTTACTCAGTCGACTCCGATATCCTGCTCAACAACCACATCCTGAGACGCGGTGGTGACTTCTATGAAAGTTCCCACCGAGCAATCCGAACTGGTGTAACGATGACCGTCACGTCGATGTCGGCGATGCTCGTGATGGCCATCGCCGCCTGGGCACTCGGCGTCGAGCTCCTGATGTCGATCGGGCTGATCCTCTTCGTCGGCCTGGCGGCTGACCTGATGAACACCTATCTGTTGAACTTCAGCCTGCTTCGCTGGTACAAATTCGAGGGGATCGCACGATGA